Proteins encoded together in one Ogataea parapolymorpha DL-1 chromosome III, whole genome shotgun sequence window:
- a CDS encoding Mitochondrial import inner membrane translocase subunit TIM14, whose product MSNIQNISIPSLPVPGEESDSHNMPSQISLQPPKRSVSTTEQYFNAASEYMSEHPVITGIGAFAAAYVAAGMYKKFSSSGGSKFYKGGFDPKMNAKEALRILDLKESTLTKAKLKENHRRIMLLNHPDKGGSPFLATKINEAKDFLEKRGINK is encoded by the coding sequence ATGTCTAACATACAAAACATCAGTATACCCTCGCTTCCGGTCCCGGGCGAAGAGTCTGATAGCCACAATATGCCATCTCAGATCAGCCTCCAGCCTCCAAAACGGTCTGTTTCGACGACAGAACAGTATTTTAATGCCGCCTCCGAATACATGTCTGAGCACCCCGTGATAACTGGTATTGGTGCGTTCGCAGCCGCGTACGTTGCCGCGGGAATGTACAAGAAGTTCAGCTCTTCAGGAGGGTCCAAGTTTTACAAAGGAGGCTTTGATCCAAAGATGAACGCCAAGGAAGCCTTAAGGATACTGGATCTTAAGGAAAGCACGCTAACGAAGGCCAAATTGAAAGAAAACCACCGAAGAATTATGTTATTGAATCACCCGGATAAAGGAGGGTCGCCATTCCTGGCCACAAAAATCAACGAGGCTAAGGATTTCCTCGAGAAGAGAGGCATTAACAAATAA
- a CDS encoding Protein mlo2 — MDSITAEEYLDNQLQLEKEARELMPYDPKVCTYSLGPIRQHIYACLTCSRQNGHPVGVCYACSIQCHTSHDLVELFAKRSFTCDCGTKRTEKYGVCSLRTTIGKKTTINKDQLPTDIPSSTNVYNHNYEGTFCACRKRYDPTDDSNMFQCAFGDACGEDWFHEECIMGMRPGDVNRRQIKGEGENKLESLSEPGLDAQEDQKHRELLEILPLPGFPDLDDFDTIICWKCVQKYRKEMEMLVKELECETITRNVKPEPEQAKRAKTEPSFTIFLKDNFKEQLQKVITENKPETKPLISLLKVHTYLYLEDSIYKPPEDEDDDSSIFELGLRNLSKLPVESAISSVHAYEKVKSKLTEFLRPFAEQNKVVTEEEIRSFFNGIE, encoded by the coding sequence atGGATTCTATCACTGCAGAGGAGTATCTCGACaaccagctccagctggaaaaagaggctCGTGAACTGATGCCGTATGATCCTAAAGTGTGCACATACTCACTAGGACCAATAAGACAGCACATATACGCCTGTTTGACGTGCTCGCGTCAGAATGGCCATCCTGTTGGCGTATGCTACGCGTGCTCCATTCAATGCCACACGTCGCACGATCTTGTGGAGCTATTTGCCAAAAGATCCTTCACATGTGACTGCGGGACCAAGCGGACAGAGAAGTACGGCGTTTGCTCTCTAAGAACCACCATTGGCAAGAAGACCACCATCAATAAGGACCAGCTGCCTACGGACATTCCCTCGAGCACCAACGTGTACAATCACAATTACGAGGGCACGTTCTGTGCTTGTCGCAAAAGATACGACCCTACAGACGACAGCAACATGTTCCAGTGCGCTTTTGGGGACGCGTGCGGAGAAGACTGGTTCCACGAGGAATGCATCATGGGAATGCGGCCGGGGGACGTCAATCGGCGCCAAATTAAGGGAGAGGGAgaaaacaagctggagTCATTATCTGAGCCGGGGTTGGATGCGCAGGAAGACCAGAAACACAGAGAATTGCTGGAGATCCTGCCCTTACCAGGGTTCCCAGATCTGGACGACTTTGACACCATTATCTGCTGGAAATGCGTccaaaaatacagaaagGAGATGGAAATGCTTGTAAAAGAACTGGAATGCGAGACAATTACCAGAAATGTGAAGCCTGAACCCGAACAGGCCAAAAGAGCCAAGACAGAGCCGTCGTTCACGATTTTCCTAAAAGACAACTTCAAGGAGCAATTACAGAAAGTAATCACAGAAAACAAACCCGAGACCAAGCCATTGATCTCCCTTCTCAAGGTGCACACATACTTGTACCTCGAAGACTCGATTTACAAGCCACcggaggacgaggacgacgactcgtcgatcttcgAGCTGGGGCTGCGCAACCTCAGCAAACTACCGGTGGAGAGCGCGATTTCAAGCGTGCACGCGTACGAAAAGGTGAAGAGCAAGCTGACGGAGTTTCTTCGGCCGTTTGCGGAGCAGAACAAGGTCGTCACGGAGGAGGAAATACGGTCGTTTTTCAACGGCATCGAGTga
- a CDS encoding Acyltransferase (required for palmitoylation of Hedgehog (Hh) family of secreted signaling proteins), with the protein MISYIYKFLSLETLDARLCAPANPKKKAEIIKRAGPSRWKSLEFKLYAVAFAVVVPLMVKTAMEASNETNPNYYRYERILSDGWLFGRKVDNSDSQYRFFRDNVPMIAALMVFHLVLKRMFLSLGTEKVVFDAVLGLLFLFGAHGFNCLRILFHTMVMYAFGRVPNKKLSIALLWTYGLATLFLNDRYRTVKFGELSPALAFMDSFKGLVARWDVFFNFTLLRLLSFNLDYLWREPKKDKETKDGGELDERQRQNYPLEDKDYSLLHYFAYVFYTPLFIAGPIVTFNDYMYQTRHPLSSITWKRTATYGLLLVCCIMLMEFILHYIYVVAVSKAKAWDGDTPFQISMIGLFNLNIIWLKLLIPWRMFRFWALCDGIDPPENMIRCVDNNYSTMQFWRAWHRSYNKWVVRYVYVPLGGSKSRIVASFAVFTFVAIWHDIELRLLIWGWLIVLFLLPEMLVTQLAKPYENKWWFRHLCGVGAIINIWMMMLANLFGFCLGKDGLTLLLKDMFTTVDGWVFFVLSSVCLWIAAQVMFEWREEEKRRGVDVKC; encoded by the coding sequence atgaTCTCCTATATCTACAAATTTCTCTCGCTGGAAACGCTGGACGCGCGGCTTTGCGCGCCGGCCAatccaaagaagaaggcaGAAATCATCAAAAGGGCAGGCCCTTCGCGGTGGAAGAGCCTCGAATTCAAGCTCTACGCCGTTGCGTTCGCGGTGGTTGTCCCTTTGATGGTCAAGACTGCCATGGAGGCCAGCAACGAGACAAACCCCAATTATTACCGCTACGAGCGCATTTTGAGCGACGGCTGGTTGTTTGGCAGAAAAGTCGACAACAGCGACAGCCAGTACCGGTTTTTCAGAGACAACGTGCCAATGATCGCGGCACTGATGGTGTTCCATTTAGTATTGAAGAGGATGTTTCTAAGTCTGGGCACCGAAAAGGTGGTATTTGACGCTGTTCTTGGATTGTTGTTCCTGTTCGGTGCCCATGGCTTCAATTGTCTCCGAATTCTGTTCCATACCATGGTCATGTATGCGTTTGGCCGTGTTCCCAATAAAAAGCTCAGCATAGCCCTTCTGTGGACCTATGGCCTGGCCACGCTGTTTCTCAACGACAGATACAGAACTGTCAAGTTTGGCGAGCTTTCGCCAGCACTGGCATTCATGGACTCTTTCAAGGGCCTGGTTGCCAGATGGGATGTGTTTTTCAACTTTACGCTGCTCAGACTTCTAAGTTTTAATCTGGACTATCTCTGGAGAGAGCCGAAAAAAGACAAGGAAACCAAGGATGGCGGCGAGCTGGATGAGAGACAGAGACAGAACTACCCTCTTGAGGACAAGGACTACTCTCTGCTGCACTACTTTGCCTATGTTTTCTATACTCCGTTGTTCATTGCAGGCCCCATAGTCACCTTCAACGACTACATGTACCAGACCCGCCACCCGCTAAGCTCCATCACCTGGAAACGGACTGCCACGTACGGCCTGCTGCTTGTATGCTGTATCATGCTCATGGAGTTCATTCTGCATTATATATATGTGGTTGCTGTGTCGAAAGCAAAAGCCTGGGACGGCGACACTCCGTTCCAGATCTCGATGATTGGGCTGTTCAACCTGAATATTATATGGCTCAAGCTTCTGATCCCGTGGCGGATGTTCAGATTCTGGGCTCTTTGTGACGGCATCGATCCGCCAGAGAACATGATCCGCTGTGTCGACAACAATTACTCCACCATGCAGTTCTGGCGGGCATGGCACCGCTCGTACAACAAATGGGTCGTGCGGTATGTATACGTGCCACTGGGCGGCTCGAAGAGCAGGATCGTGGCGTCGTTTGCGGTGTTCACGTTTGTGGCGATCTGGCACGATATCGAGCTGCGGTTGCTGATCTGGGGGTGGTTGATTGTGCTATTTTTGCTTCCGGAAATGCTGGTCAcccagctggccaaaccGTACGAAAATAAGTGGTGGTTCAGACACCTGTGTGGCGTGGGGGCCATCATCAACATCTGGATGATGATGCTGGCCAACTTGTTTGGTTTCTGTCTCGGCAAAGACGGCCTGACGCTGCTGCTAAAAGACATGTTTACCACCGTGGACGGCTGGGTGTTTTTCGTGCTGAGCAGCGTGTGTCTGTGGATTGCTGCGCAGGTGATGTTTGAGTGGCGTGAGGAGGAGAAACGCCGCGGTGTCGACGTCAAGTGTTAG
- a CDS encoding cysteine dioxygenase, which produces MTIDNELDFSRLRCLFRQQLDKGTVLETKDVDHKALMHLMARYKSDREDWAKYAFEDKSIAYTRNGVENFGPNGNLLLLVWNPGRGSAIHDHAGAHCVMKILSGELTEELFDGESLEPIKTSTYHANDVTHIEDTIGLHRITNRTDKVAISLHLYTPPYAEVYGCHVFENGKRQHVDMDLYSSDGVLLAGRDVAKKGSSDR; this is translated from the coding sequence aTGACTATTGACAACGAACTGGACTTTAGTCGGTTACGTTGTCTCTTCAGACAACAACTAGACAAGGGAACTGTCTTGGAGACCAAGGACGTTGACCACAAGGCCTTGATGCACCTGATGGCACGCTACAAGTCAGATCGGGAAGACTGGGCCAAATATGCTTTTGAGGACAAGAGCATCGCATACACCCGGAATGGCGTGGAAAATTTCGGTCCCAACGGCAacttgctgctgcttgtgtGGAATCCAGGCCGCGGGTCGGCCATTCATGACCATGCGGGCGCCCACTGTGTGATGAAGATTCTGAGTGGCGAACTTACCGAGGAGCTCTTTGACGGCGAGTCTTTAGAGCCCATAAAAACAAGCACGTACCACGCGAATGACGTGACCCACATAGAGGACACTATCGGGCTCCACAGAATCACAAACAGAACAGATAAGGTGGCTATCAGTTTGCATTTGTACACTCCTCCATATGCCGAGGTGTACGGGTGTCATGTTTTTGAGAACGGCAAGAGACAGCATGTGGACATGGACTTGTATAGCAGTGACGGCGTGTTGCTGGCGGGTCGGGATGTTGCCAAGAAGGGAAGTAGCGATAGATAA
- a CDS encoding Ribosome biogenesis protein RLP24, producing MRIYSCHFCSSPVYPGHGIMFVRNDAKEFRFCRSKCHKAFKQKRNPRKLRWTKAFRKAAGKELAVDSTLTFASRRNVPVRYNRDLVATTLKAMSRIEEIRQKRERAFYKNRMRGNKERQLAADRKLVEENQELLRMREVELRIKAEKEAAKAQREQEEDEMDEDEDMEMESEESEAEEQAQKILLKNKRKTKVKF from the coding sequence ATGAGAATCTACTCCTGTCATTTCTGTTCATCGCCGGTGTATCCCGGCCACGGAATCATGTTTGTGCGGAACGATGCCAAAGAATTCCGTTTCTGTCGCTCGAAGTGCCACAAGGCGTTCAAACAAAAGAGAAACCCAAGAAAACTCAGATGGACTAAAGCTTTCAGAAAAGCTGCCGGAAAAGAGCTTGCTGTCGACTCCACGCTCACCTTTGCAAGCAGACGCAATGTTCCGGTGCGGTATAACAGAGATCTTGTTGCTACGACGCTCAAGGCCATGTCTAGAatcgaggagatcagaCAGAAGAGAGAGAGAGCGTTCTACAAGAACAGAATGAGAGGAAACAAAGAGAGACAGCTTGCTGCGGACAGAAAGCTTGTGGAGGAGAACCAGGAACTGCTGAGAATGAGAGAAGTCGAGCTCAGAATCAAGGCAGAAAAGGAGGCCGCCAAGGCACAGAGagaacaggaagaagacgagatggacgaggacgaggacatggAGATGGAGAGCGAAGAGAGCGAGGCGGAAGAACAAGCGCAAAAGATCCTGCTCAAGAACAAACGCAAAACCAAGGTCAAATTCTAA
- a CDS encoding putative secreted protein — translation MLLKTPALYLLLVSAMGLPVFFKRQPGTLESTITTTIDGKAVTMLQKVYTSTDRPAQTSVVMTTLKTSYEVPISATETSDTSTVSSTSSTTSSTTSSTSSSATSDDDDSSATTADLVLSANVEKTTSSSSTTSSSSSSSSSSTISTTSTTPSSSSPISVASSTVSVSSSTITPSVTTMPYASFTSFTPYATETTDGTCYVFYENGDAYDSISPTTTQTVTVTVATVTLSTTV, via the coding sequence ATGCTGTTGAAAACCCCTGCTTTGTATTTGTTGCTTGTCTCAGCAATGGGACTCCCGGTATTCTTCAAGCGTCAGCCGGGAACTTTGGAAAGTACCATCACCACCACTATCGATGGAAAGGCTGTCACCATGCTGCAAAAGGTGTATACCAGCACGGACCGGCCTGCGCAGACCAGTGTGGTGATGACGACGCTGAAAACCTCGTATGAGGTCCCAATTTCAGCTACCGAGACCAGTGATACCAGCACCGTTAGTTCCACTTCCTCCACTACTTCCAGCACTACTTCCAGCACTTCTTCGAGTGCTACttctgacgacgacgacagttctgccaccacagCGGATCTCGTTTTGTCTGCCAACGTGGAGAAGaccacctccagcagctcgacaacgtctagctcctccagctcctccagctcctctaccatctccaccacctccaccaCCCCTTCGAGCTCCAGCCCAATTAGTGTCGCCAGCTCCACGGTTTCTGtctcgtccagcaccatCACCCCGTCCGTCACGACGATGCCATACGCCTCGTTCACCTCTTTTACCCCATACGCCACAGAGACGACTGACGGTACTTGCTATGTGTTCTACGAGAACGGAGATGCGTACGACAGTATCTCTCCAACGACGACACAGACGGTGACTGTCACCGTTGCTACCGTGACATTAAGCACTACTGTGTAa
- a CDS encoding HDA1 complex subunit 2: MDLGTLVDCQPVVGSVPAFAAPLLFPIQQTSIQKELTELLIKLHRPYLEKLFTGQVKDEMDSDTLSSSAMLELFLANLRQIANHSSLLVDHFMSRNMVLMNPKHNLKRSSAKYVCIDDFLSRLAVQKQPRTVILTAASSRELDLIEGILIGKRDLQYYRFSGSSLYYDNHGSFDFNKQELSNPAMPSPQAAAANGKNNGTDDYTPRISKNSPLHHKIEQQKNRVVSVYLILSNQLQSLARFEELRSDLVISLDAKLDQSLAIPVIKPIYLNGIEYFDLVLDRAISGEERDKQLAKLVLVNRNAATESPELQDVVSWLDGQGRYPYTESKEIETVSDNDALEALASLELETPYHLDRYEFFNPSLAPKDDPKKIKLEESPLVSLTYHEYQLRLGRLIYDRYQELVYTVDTQRRHLAGIHEDDSQRQAQLEAVVEATGDRFRKLQTTKTAAESLAKQVEKCEKDLRTVEETDRRLKERMEEYTNRARNGATETALLEQQNAISALEDELKRLEAEYQKAMAENESVRAEYQQKSSAAAEMSSMLMETKKKLEAVQIESKGDFRKLQQTKLDRETEMYKKRTESLVSQNKFLEKYIKILDNVAKEKATVGRIRASRSTTPYQ; this comes from the coding sequence ATGGATCTGGGCACCTTGGTCGATTGCCAGCCTGTTGTGGGCTCCGTGCCTGCATTTGCTGCACCGCTATTGTTTCCTATCCAGCAGACATCTATTCAGAAAGAGCTGACCGAGCTGCTCATCAAATTGCACCGGCCCTACTTGGAGAAGCTATTCACGGGACAGGTaaaggacgagatggaTTCTGACactttgagcagctcggccaTGCTTGAGCTCTTTCTAGCAAACCTCAGGCAAATAGCGAACCATTCTAGTCTGCTTGTGGACCATTTTATGTCCAGAAACATGGTGCTAATGAATCCCAAACACAACCTTAAACGGTCCTCTGCGAAATACGTTTGCATCGACGACTTTCTGAGCCGGCTTGCCGTGCAAAAACAGCCACGCACGGTGATTTTAACGGCCGCAAGCTCGCGCGAGCTAGACCTGATCGAGGGAATCTTGATTGGCAAGCGGGATCTCCAGTACTACAGGTTCAGTGGCTCCTCGCTCTACTACGACAACCACGGCTCGTTCGACTTCAACAAGCAGGAATTGAGCAACCCGGCCATGCCGTCACCGCAGGCAGCAGCTGCTAATGGCAAGAACAACGGCACAGACGACTACACGCCGCggatctcgaaaaacagtCCGCTGCACCATAAAAtcgagcagcagaaaaaccGGGTCGTGAGCGTGTACTTGATTTTATCGAACCAATTGCAGAGTCTGGCACGTttcgaggagctgcgcAGCGACTTGGTGATCTCGCTGGACGCGAAGCTGGACCAGAGTCTCGCAATTCCCGTTATCAAGCCAATATATCTGAACGGCATCGAATACTTCGATCTTGTGCTGGACAGAGCAATTTCGGGAGAAGAACGAGATAAACAGCTCGCCAAGCTGGTGCTGGTGAACAGGAATGCCGCTACAGAAAGTCCAGAATTGCAAGACGTTGTCAGTTGGCTCGATGGCCAGGGCAGGTACCCGTACACGGAGAGCAAAGAAATAGAGACAGTGAGCGACAACGACGCTTTGGAAGCACTGGCGAGCCTGGAACTTGAGACACCGTACCATCTGGACCGCTatgaatttttcaaccCGTCGCTGGCTCCAAAGGACGATcccaagaaaatcaagctcGAGGAGTCTCCGTTGGTGAGCCTGACGTACCACGAGTACCAGCTAAGGCTTGGCCGGTTGATCTATGACCGCTACCAGGAACTGGTTTACACGGTCGACACGCAGCGTAGACACCTTGCCGGTATTCACGAGGACGACTCACAGCGCCAGGCCCAGCTGGAGGCCGTTGTGGAGGCCACGGGAGACCGGTTTAGAAAACTGCAGACAACCAAGACCGCGGCGGAAAGTTTGGCCAAGCAGGTTGAAAAGTGCGAAAAAGACTTGCGCACCGTTGAGGAGACAGACAGAAGACTTAAGGAGCGCATGGAAGAGTACACCAACCGTGCACGGAACGGAGCTACAGAAACAGCgctgcttgagcagcagaatGCAATCAGCGCCTTAGAAGACGAGTTGAAACGGCTGGAAGCCGAGTATCAGAAAGCAATGGCGGAAAATGAGTCTGTCCGTGCAGAGTACCAGCAGAAAtcgtctgctgctgcggaAATGTCGTCAATGCTGATGGAGACAAAAAAGAAGCTCGAAGCGGTGCAGATAGAGAGCAAGGGCGATTTCCGCAAGCTGCAGCAGACAAAACTCGACAGAGAAACAGAAATGTACAAAAAACGCACAGAGTCGCTCGTCAGTCAAAAcaagtttctggaaaaatatatcAAAATTCTCGATAACgttgccaaagaaaaagcaaCCGTCGGCCGCATCCGTGCAAGCCGCAGCACAACCCCATACCAATAA
- a CDS encoding endonuclease LCL3: MSDVSPTHPLVLLYGFGTASALITGYAFYSRNLRRINVATDIPSYMFRKRYLFGKVTSVGDGDNFHMFHLPGGRLGGWGWLRKIPEINTFRKLKNRTIHVRLCGVDAPERSHFGKPAQPYSEEALQWLRNYILGRKLYVKPLSLDQYNRVVAKVMVLKWNGFRDVSEEMIKNGIGTVYEAKQGVEFDGKEALYLAWEKYAKREKRGLWKDKNKKSFVSPREYKRMYN; encoded by the coding sequence ATGTCTGACGTCTCTCCGACGCACCCGCTAGTGCTTCTGTATGGTTTTGGCACTGCGTCGGCCCTCATAACCGGATACGCGTTCTACTCGCGCAACCTCCGCCGCATCAACGTCGCCACCGACATCCCGTCGTACATGTTTCGAAAAAGGTATTTATTTGGCAAGGTCACCTCCGTCGGCGACGGCGACAACTTCCACATGTTCCACCTGCCAGGAGGACGTCTGGGTGGCTGGGGATGGCTGCGGAAGATTCCAGAGATCAACACGTTCCGCAAACTGAAAAATAGGACCATTCACGTTCGTCTTTGCGGCGTGGACGCTCCAGAAAGATCGCATTTCGGCAAGCCTGCGCAGCCGTACAGCGAGGAGGCATTGCAGTGGCTGCGGAACTACATTCTGGGGCGAAAATTGTATGTCAAGCCGTTGAGTCTGGACCAGTACAACCGGGTGGTTGCAAAAGTAATGGTGCTGAAATGGAACGGGTTTCGCGACGTGAGCGAGGAGATGATCAAGAACGGGATCGGCACCGTTTACGAGGCGAAGCAGGGCGTCGAGTTCGACGGCAAGGAGGCGCTTTATCTGGCATGGGAAAAGTACGCCAAGCGCGAGAAACGAGGCCTCTGGAAggacaagaacaaaaaaagCTTTGTTAGCCCAAGGGAATACAAACGAATGTATAACTAA
- a CDS encoding metalloendopeptidase of the mitochondrial inner membrane — protein sequence MFRRFSRFYATYRHFGNRTTRTGWTFELTPIGRRNLTIAGAGLAVLVATHIEQAPVTHRSRLMIAPAWMELWSANSSYKALINQYHGAILPASHPATLRVKAIMARLIKAAENYIDPDTGERTNLFADLKTHTMPAIEWKIHVIDDVNRVAGRPTPNAFVIGDGKVFVFRSIMQMTPTDDELATVLAHELGHILAHHIRERLSAAPLYTAAAVLMNTIFGPSSFNSVLSNILFESPNSRAMETEADYIGLMLMSLACYNPHESPRFWNRMVQYERRSGQIIPELLSTHPKSERRMQNIGEWMPRADKLYELAGCAGMLSYRDMFNKW from the coding sequence ATGTTTAGACGGTTCTCCCGATTCTACGCCACCTACCGGCATTTTGGCAACAGAACCACGCGAACAGGATGGACGTTTGAATTGACGCCGATAGGCCGTCGCAATCTGACCATTGCGGGCGCAGGACTCGCTGTACTCGTCGCCACCCATATAGAGCAGGCCCCCGTGACCCACCGGTCGAGACTCATGATTGCGCCGGCGTGGATGGAGCTGTGGTCTGCAAATTCAAGCTACAAAGCCCTCATCAACCAGTACCACGGGGCTATCCTGCCCGCCAGCCACCCGGCAACGCTCAGGGTCAAGGCCATCATGGCCCGATTGATAAAGGCTGCCGAGAACTACATCGACCCAGACACGGGCGAGCGGACGAATTTGTTTGCGGACCTCAAGACACACACGATGCCGGCAATCGAGTGGAAGATCCACGTGATCGACGACGTCAACAGGGTGGCCGGCAGGCCTACGCCTAACGCCTTTGTCATTGGCGACGGCAAAGTGTTTGTGTTCCGGTCGATAATGCAGATGACGCCGACCGATGACGAACTGGCGACGGTCCTGGCGCACGAGCTGGGCCATATACTTGCGCACCACATCAGAGAGCGACTTTCGGCGGCTCCATTGTACACGGCCGCTGCTGTGCTGATGAACACTATTTTCGGGCCCTCGTCATTCAACTCTGTGCTGTCCAACATTTTGTTTGAGAGCCCGAACTCGCGCGCAATGGAAACAGAAGCCGACTACATTGGCCTGATGCTGATGTCGCTGGCGTGCTACAATCCGCACGAGTCGCCGCGGTTCTGGAATCGCATGGTGCAGTACGAGCGACGCAGCGGCCAGATCATCccggagctgctgagcacGCACCCAAAGAGCGAGCGCAGAATGCAAAACATCGGCGAGTGGATGCCCCGCGCAGACAAGCTGTACGAGCTTGCCGGCTGTGCGGGCATGCTGTCGTACAGAGACATGTTCAATAAATGGTAg